GCGCCGCGTTCTTTGGCTCTACCGAACGATGTTCGCTTCCTCACAGCGGTCATGGACGACGCGATAATTCGTCTCCGTACTGACGTGCGCAACATCTTTGTAACGGGCTTCTCGAACGGGGCCGGGATGACATTTCGTCTCGCGGCAGAAGCGGCGAACCGCGTGGCGGCCATCGCACCCGTCGCGGGGTACTGCTGGGTACGCGACCCGCGACCCGCTCGCCCCGTCCCCACACTCTATACTGTCGGCGCGCGCGATTTGTTGCTCCCACTCCGCGGGGGCGATGTGCGATTACCGTGGCGCAACAGACTCGTGCGCCGGCCGCCTATCACAGACACGCTCGAACGCTGGGCGCGGGCGATCGGGTGCGCCGAAGCCCCCGTACTACAACAAGACGATCAGACAGTTAGGGTGGATCGCTACCCCGGCCCGGTCGTATTCGACGCGGTCACGGTCGAAGACCTCGGCCACCACTGGCCCGGGGGCGGGACTCAGCTCAATCCGCGTGTGGCCGGTCCGCCCTCGAACGCCGTCAACGCCACGGAGATGATTTGGGCGTTCTTCAAAAGTGTCATGAACACGGGCGCTGGAGCCGCTCCCTTATAGGAGCGACTCGCTCAAACCATTCCTGAGCACGTCACTCGCCCGGTTTCGCCAAATCAAGGAACACGACAATCGACGGGTTACCGACGGGCGTGTAGTGCCCCGTAAAGGTGAGTCCGCCGGTCTTGCGGTCCACGCGGAACACGGTGACGTTGTCCGCGCGCTGGTTGCAGCAGTACAGAAACTGGCCAGTTGGATCGAAACTGAAGTTACGCGGGTAATTCCCGCGGGTCCATTCGTCG
This region of Gemmata massiliana genomic DNA includes:
- a CDS encoding alpha/beta hydrolase family esterase → MIFLTGTGGTAEWANRETGWSELARREGFALAVPEALPPDPTKPPSFLANPQRWNDASEANNKPQTTEDSDAESSSNSDAPFAPRSLALPNDVRFLTAVMDDAIIRLRTDVRNIFVTGFSNGAGMTFRLAAEAANRVAAIAPVAGYCWVRDPRPARPVPTLYTVGARDLLLPLRGGDVRLPWRNRLVRRPPITDTLERWARAIGCAEAPVLQQDDQTVRVDRYPGPVVFDAVTVEDLGHHWPGGGTQLNPRVAGPPSNAVNATEMIWAFFKSVMNTGAGAAPL